In a single window of the Salvelinus fontinalis isolate EN_2023a unplaced genomic scaffold, ASM2944872v1 scaffold_0023, whole genome shotgun sequence genome:
- the LOC129842218 gene encoding parvalbumin alpha, producing the protein MAALKDFLKADDIQKALDAVKAEGSFDHKKFFALVGLKAMTPDNVKKVFQAIDADQSGFIEEEELKFVLKSFAEDGRDLTDAETKAFLNAADKDGDGKIGIDEFEVLVHEV; encoded by the exons ATGGCCGCTTTGAAAGATTTTTTGAAAGCTGACGATATTCAGAAGGCCCTTGATGCAGTCAAAG CGGAGGGTTCCTTCGACCATAAGAAGTTCTTTGCTCTGGTGGGCCTGAAGGCCATGACTCCTGACAATGTCAAGAAGGTGTTCCAGGCTATTGATGCTGACCAGAGTGGATTCATTGAGGAGGAGGAGCTCAA GTTTGTGCTGAAGAGTTTCGCTGAGGACGGCAGAGACCTGACCGACGCCGAGACCAAAGCCTTCCTTAATGCCGCCGACAAGGACGGAGACGGAAAGATCGGCATCGACG AGTTTGAAGTCTTGGTCCATGAGGTGTAA